In the genome of Ananas comosus cultivar F153 linkage group 11, ASM154086v1, whole genome shotgun sequence, one region contains:
- the LOC109717740 gene encoding fasciclin-like arabinogalactan protein 11 translates to MSYFAFIFAAFFAVIAARQALAQTAAPAPAPAGPPNITAVLAKGGQYTTFIRLLKESRVDEQINSQLNNSFNGLTVFAPTDGAFNSLKSGTLNSISQQDQIELVLYHVLPKFYTLSTFATTSNPLNTQASAAGGGADTLNVTTGTAEGQQVNVSTGVVETPIASALTTDFPLAVYSVNKVLLPYDLFGPKSPASAPLPAADGKPGKGPKSAAGSAESAGESSSAPESNFSGWRAFFLGAGLVISAIGSAFC, encoded by the exons ATGTCTTATTTTGCGTTCATTTTTGCCGCATTTTTTGCGGTGATCGCCGCCAGGCAAGCCCTCGCCCAGACGGCGGCGCCCGCCCCGGCGCCCGCGGGGCCGCCGAACATCACGGCGGTGCTCGCGAAGGGCGGGCAGTACACGACGTTCATCCGGCTGCTGAAGGAGAGCCGCGTCGACGAGCAGATCAACAGCCAGCTGAACAACTCCTTCAACGGGCTCACCGTCTTCGCGCCGACCGACGGCGCCTTCAACTCCCTCAAGTCCGGCACTCTGAACTCCATCTCCCAGCAGGACCAGATCGAGCTCGTACTCTACCACGTCCTCCCCAA GTTCTACACCCTGTCGACGTTCGCCACGACGAGCAACCCTTTGAACACGCAGGCATCGGCAGCGGGGGGCGGCGCCGACACGCTGAACGTGACGACCGGCACGGCGGAGGGGCAGCAGGTGAACGTGTCGACCGGCGTCGTCGAGACGCCGATCGCCAGCGCCCTCACCACCGACTTCCCCCTCGCCGTCTACTCCGTCAACAAGGTCCTCCTCCCCTACGACCTCTTCGGCCCCAAGTCCCCGGCCTCCGCGCCGCTCCCTGCGGCCGACGGCAAGCCCGGGAAGGGCCCGAAGAGCGCCGCGGGGTCGGCGGAGTCCGCCGGCGAAAGTAGCTCGGCCCCGGAGAGTAATTTCTCCGGGTGGAGGGCTTTTTTTCTGGGAGCCGGGTTGGTGATAAGTGCAATTGGGAGTGCTTTTTGTTGA